From Mucilaginibacter rubeus, a single genomic window includes:
- a CDS encoding RagB/SusD family nutrient uptake outer membrane protein: MKKIYILIALLAITATACKKSYIDLNPEDSYTGANFYITADQFKQAVIAAYAPLRDVLVNDYFTSEMRSDNTIYQPYPSNRGTAYIYRENISDFTNTSTNDYANAVWQHCYTGISRTNIVIERLAASTTIDAATKAPIDGQAKFLRAWYYFKLVRLYGGVPLFLKEVKKADDAFLARSTPEEIYNQIIADAKDAISELAAPAKFPQTGEATKGSATMLLADVYITQKKWADAETLLTTLAGMGYGLNADYANAFVPTNKNSKESLFEIQYLEGLDATSTPNVISFYFLPRSTNTSIITVTAVNNSSTGGWNTPTQDLINTYEPGDKRLDASIGIVEGAYNASDLFVYSAKKSVIGYVPAAGKIGVPYIKKYEHGLNFNTGSNDNFPIYRYADALLLLAEAKNEQGKSPLTELNTVRARAGLAATTATDQASLRDVILHERRVELAFENHRWHDLTRSGKAIEVMNAFGAALKQQVSYLSPDAYTVTANKLLFPIPQPEVDLNPGKMVQNPGY, translated from the coding sequence ATGAAAAAGATATATATCCTGATTGCCTTGCTTGCCATTACAGCAACCGCCTGTAAAAAAAGTTATATCGATCTTAATCCCGAGGATTCCTATACCGGGGCCAACTTTTACATCACCGCCGATCAGTTTAAACAAGCCGTAATAGCTGCTTACGCTCCGCTGCGCGATGTTTTGGTGAATGACTATTTCACCTCCGAAATGCGGTCGGACAATACCATCTATCAGCCTTACCCAAGTAACCGGGGCACCGCGTATATCTATCGCGAAAATATATCCGACTTTACCAATACCTCAACCAACGATTACGCTAACGCCGTTTGGCAGCACTGCTATACCGGTATATCGCGTACCAATATTGTTATTGAAAGGTTAGCAGCTTCAACTACTATTGATGCAGCTACAAAAGCTCCTATTGATGGGCAGGCCAAGTTTTTACGTGCCTGGTATTACTTTAAGCTGGTAAGGCTTTATGGTGGCGTGCCGTTATTTTTGAAGGAAGTTAAAAAAGCCGACGACGCGTTTTTAGCCCGTTCAACTCCCGAGGAGATTTATAACCAGATCATAGCCGATGCCAAAGACGCCATCAGCGAACTTGCTGCGCCTGCCAAATTCCCGCAAACGGGTGAGGCCACAAAAGGCTCTGCTACGATGTTGCTGGCAGATGTTTACATTACCCAAAAGAAATGGGCCGATGCCGAAACCTTGCTTACCACACTTGCCGGTATGGGTTACGGTCTTAACGCCGACTATGCAAACGCGTTTGTACCTACCAACAAAAACAGCAAGGAATCGTTGTTTGAGATCCAGTACTTAGAAGGTCTCGATGCAACTTCAACACCTAACGTGATTTCGTTTTACTTTTTGCCGCGCAGCACCAATACATCCATTATCACAGTTACGGCTGTGAATAACAGCAGCACCGGCGGTTGGAACACCCCAACCCAGGATTTGATCAATACTTATGAACCGGGTGATAAACGCCTTGACGCCTCTATCGGTATTGTTGAGGGCGCTTATAACGCCAGCGACCTGTTTGTTTACTCGGCTAAAAAAAGTGTGATTGGCTATGTGCCTGCCGCCGGTAAAATTGGAGTACCATACATTAAAAAGTATGAACATGGCCTAAATTTCAACACCGGCTCAAATGATAATTTCCCGATATACCGTTATGCCGATGCTTTGCTGTTGTTGGCCGAAGCTAAAAATGAGCAAGGCAAATCGCCTTTAACCGAATTAAATACTGTACGCGCTCGTGCAGGTTTAGCCGCTACAACCGCTACCGATCAGGCTTCTCTTCGTGATGTAATTTTGCACGAACGCCGGGTTGAGTTAGCCTTTGAAAACCACCGCTGGCATGACCTTACCCGATCAGGTAAAGCTATTGAAGTAATGAACGCGTTTGGAGCCGCGTTAAAACAGCAGGTTTCATATCTGTCGCCAGACGCTTATACCGTAACAGCCAATAAATTGCTGTTCCCGATACCACAGCCCGAGGTTGATCTTAACCCGGGTAAAATGGTACAAAATCCAGGTTATTAA
- a CDS encoding SusC/RagA family TonB-linked outer membrane protein has translation MNFYTQLWRQFMRITFLLISISVTIGLVSVQAGELKAQALGTPVDISFGKEDLSSAIKKLEKKTNVSFAYDEDYLKLNDKYTSPAKFTNQPLQDILTVIFKNQGIGFKEQAGNITLFKQASGKLTGKITDDHGEALPGATVRVAGTNLGDISNSLGMYNIAIPEGTYTIEVTFIGYNKLESKNVTITGNQTSVLNLSMTGGSMLKEVVVSYGKQRAREISGSISQVDASQLQDMPVMQFAQQLQGKAAGVQIAQSSGQPGRGVEFRIRGAASFYASNQPLFVIDGIPVTGSINNINPSEIESYSILKDASATALYGSRAANGVVLITTKHAKPGESKIEFNSSYGIQKIPGNRVPKMMDAHGFAQYMNEKFADSRKYEPGFTTATPADYLDPNQYGKGTDWFKLLTRTAPIQNYDLTIQTAREKSTSTVIAGYQEQQGVLINTGTKLFSLRINQDLTLSNNKLKIGFSVAPSYRLDHNNRLTTDGVGGLFERIFEASPLKSPYNADGTYNRDTYSPGMVAYINPLAQFKLTNDDYKTTRILANAYLNYEFLKGLSLKTNVAVDKGSESRQYFQSGVVASNVGQATGLSSYADNGSYTAETNLDYHKSFGDHNLEILAGYSAQKYSGTNNSITGLGFPSDDIPYISAATSISAFGGGYSAYSLLSGIARVNYNYKGKYLLQGAVRRDGSSRFGENQKYGSFPSVSAGWVISDEKFMNRFTFIDLLKLRASYGVTGNNFFGNYDALATTAKYYYAFAGALAAGQTINRLQNDELRWERNKQFDIGFDLSLFNNRLNITYDYYHKISDGLIMQRPIPKASGFTSILDNVGVLELWGHEFSVNSTNLTGKFKWNTSFNISFDRNIIKDLVSPGYIRRNNTVSSDYFRQQEGHHLGEFYGFVFLGLYKDANDLANSAQYGKASDMGTIKVKDINGDGVIDDVNDRTFIGDPTPTFTGGITNNFSYKNFDLNISMAFSVGGQILNAAKWAYQTNLDGSRVMLAAAADRWRSPDDPGSGIYPRTKTGTTAMGRQVNSQWVENGSYLTAKNISLGYRINMPEKSMIRNIRIYGSVQQAFVITGYSGMNPEINFAGLDPTLGIGVDENAYPIPRTFSLGLSATFK, from the coding sequence ATGAATTTCTATACACAGTTATGGAGGCAGTTTATGCGCATTACATTTTTACTAATTTCAATATCAGTTACTATAGGCCTGGTATCCGTGCAGGCCGGGGAGCTTAAGGCACAGGCCCTGGGTACGCCCGTTGACATCTCTTTCGGAAAGGAAGACCTGTCATCGGCCATCAAAAAACTGGAGAAAAAAACCAATGTATCCTTTGCTTATGACGAGGACTACCTTAAGCTTAATGATAAATATACCAGCCCGGCGAAATTTACCAATCAGCCGTTGCAGGATATTTTAACCGTAATTTTTAAAAACCAGGGTATCGGGTTTAAAGAACAGGCAGGCAACATCACTTTGTTTAAACAAGCCTCGGGAAAATTAACGGGTAAAATAACTGATGATCATGGCGAAGCCCTGCCCGGCGCGACAGTAAGGGTAGCAGGCACTAACCTTGGAGATATCAGTAACTCACTGGGTATGTATAACATCGCTATTCCCGAGGGCACCTATACCATTGAAGTAACTTTTATAGGCTATAACAAGCTCGAATCAAAAAATGTAACCATAACCGGCAACCAAACCTCGGTTTTAAACCTGAGCATGACCGGCGGCAGTATGCTTAAAGAAGTAGTGGTGAGTTACGGTAAGCAACGCGCCCGCGAAATTTCAGGCTCCATTAGCCAGGTTGATGCAAGCCAGTTGCAGGACATGCCGGTGATGCAGTTTGCACAGCAATTGCAGGGTAAGGCTGCCGGTGTTCAAATAGCACAAAGCAGCGGTCAACCGGGCCGGGGTGTTGAATTCCGTATCCGTGGCGCGGCATCGTTTTATGCCAGCAACCAGCCGTTATTTGTTATCGACGGGATCCCGGTTACAGGCAGTATCAATAATATTAACCCGTCCGAAATTGAAAGCTACAGTATTTTAAAGGATGCATCGGCTACGGCGCTATATGGTTCGCGCGCGGCAAACGGCGTAGTGCTTATTACCACCAAACACGCCAAACCCGGCGAATCAAAAATTGAGTTTAACTCAAGCTATGGCATCCAGAAAATTCCGGGCAACAGGGTTCCTAAAATGATGGATGCTCATGGTTTTGCCCAATACATGAACGAAAAATTTGCCGATTCGCGCAAATATGAACCGGGCTTCACTACTGCTACCCCAGCCGATTACCTGGATCCCAATCAGTACGGCAAAGGTACCGATTGGTTTAAACTGTTAACCCGCACGGCACCTATTCAAAACTATGACCTGACTATCCAAACCGCACGCGAAAAATCAACTTCTACGGTTATCGCCGGTTACCAGGAACAGCAGGGCGTATTGATCAATACAGGCACCAAACTGTTTTCGTTACGTATTAACCAGGACCTTACTTTATCAAACAACAAGCTAAAAATAGGCTTCAGCGTAGCGCCAAGTTACCGTTTGGATCATAACAACCGTTTAACAACCGATGGTGTTGGCGGTCTTTTTGAAAGGATCTTTGAAGCCAGCCCGCTGAAATCACCTTATAATGCCGATGGCACCTATAACCGCGATACCTACTCGCCGGGCATGGTGGCATACATTAACCCGCTGGCCCAGTTTAAGCTTACTAATGATGATTATAAAACTACCCGCATACTGGCCAACGCCTATTTAAACTATGAGTTTTTAAAAGGCCTGAGCCTGAAAACCAATGTGGCTGTTGACAAAGGCAGCGAGTCGCGCCAGTATTTTCAGTCGGGCGTAGTGGCATCAAATGTTGGCCAGGCTACAGGCTTAAGCAGCTATGCAGATAACGGTTCATACACCGCCGAAACCAATTTAGATTACCACAAAAGTTTTGGCGATCATAACCTGGAGATATTAGCAGGTTATTCGGCACAAAAATATAGCGGCACCAATAACTCCATTACCGGTTTAGGTTTCCCGAGCGATGATATCCCTTATATTTCGGCGGCAACAAGCATTTCGGCTTTTGGCGGCGGTTACAGTGCATACTCCTTGCTATCGGGCATTGCACGTGTAAACTATAACTACAAAGGCAAATACCTGTTACAGGGCGCAGTACGCCGCGATGGCTCTTCCCGCTTTGGTGAAAATCAAAAATATGGTTCATTCCCATCGGTATCAGCCGGCTGGGTTATCAGCGACGAAAAGTTCATGAACAGGTTTACGTTCATTGATCTTTTAAAACTACGCGCCAGCTATGGTGTTACCGGCAACAACTTTTTTGGCAATTATGACGCGCTTGCAACAACCGCTAAATACTATTACGCTTTTGCCGGAGCATTAGCTGCCGGGCAAACCATCAACCGCCTGCAAAACGATGAGTTAAGATGGGAGCGCAACAAACAATTCGATATTGGTTTTGACCTGTCCTTATTTAATAACAGGCTTAACATTACCTATGATTATTACCACAAGATCTCTGATGGTTTGATCATGCAACGCCCTATCCCTAAAGCATCCGGCTTTACCAGTATACTGGATAACGTTGGCGTGCTTGAACTATGGGGGCATGAGTTTTCGGTAAACTCAACTAACCTTACCGGCAAATTTAAATGGAACACCAGCTTTAATATTTCGTTCGACAGGAATATCATTAAAGACCTGGTTAGTCCAGGATATATCCGTCGCAACAATACCGTTTCGTCCGATTATTTCCGTCAGCAGGAAGGTCATCATTTGGGCGAATTCTATGGTTTTGTTTTCCTGGGATTGTATAAAGACGCTAACGACCTGGCAAATTCTGCCCAATATGGCAAAGCATCTGATATGGGCACTATCAAAGTTAAAGACATTAATGGCGATGGTGTTATTGACGATGTTAACGACCGTACCTTCATCGGCGATCCTACCCCTACGTTTACAGGTGGCATCACCAACAACTTCAGCTACAAAAACTTTGATCTGAATATCAGTATGGCCTTTTCGGTTGGCGGACAGATCCTGAATGCTGCCAAATGGGCCTATCAAACCAATCTTGATGGTTCCAGGGTGATGCTGGCTGCCGCGGCAGATCGCTGGCGCTCTCCTGACGATCCGGGCTCAGGCATTTATCCGCGTACAAAAACCGGAACTACCGCTATGGGCCGCCAGGTTAACTCGCAATGGGTCGAAAACGGATCATACCTAACTGCCAAAAACATTTCCCTCGGCTATCGTATCAACATGCCAGAGAAGTCGATGATCAGGAATATCAGGATTTACGGTTCGGTACAGCAGGCCTTTGTTATTACAGGTTACAGCGGTATGAACCCAGAGATAAACTTTGCCGGTCTTGACCCTACACTGGGCATAGGTGTTGACGAAAACGCTTACCCTATACCAAGAACATTCTCGTTAGGCCTTTCGGCAACATTCAAATAG
- a CDS encoding FecR family protein, with product MDIYKFRKQLRRYLKGTANETENAIVEAWYKSYQNESNQQLPQEERERIKNNIHAGIKAAIAQQRNRSWYVYRIAASVLLVSGLSLAAYFAVRNKQATNQTFTIIQTHAGEVRQITLPDSSVIWVNAASRIRVPASFNDTLRQVYLDEGEAFFKVKHDETKPFRVNAAVLKVQVLGTSFNISAYKQMPFIKVAVATGKVSVSRGDKTLSVLTPGQQLTYLPAKDTYSNEQVNIENSQSWKDGNTSLNQAGFDELALVYKNLFNINLHAGNTRAKGYRFTIRIKQNIPPDETLKAISQLHNTHFRKEGHEVTLY from the coding sequence ATGGATATATATAAATTCAGAAAACAGTTGCGCCGCTACCTTAAGGGTACTGCCAACGAAACCGAAAACGCTATTGTTGAGGCCTGGTATAAATCATACCAAAACGAAAGCAACCAGCAATTACCACAGGAAGAACGCGAACGCATAAAAAACAATATCCATGCGGGCATCAAAGCGGCCATAGCTCAGCAGCGCAACCGTTCGTGGTACGTTTACCGCATAGCGGCAAGCGTACTGCTTGTATCCGGTTTATCATTGGCAGCATATTTTGCCGTCCGTAACAAGCAAGCAACAAACCAAACATTTACAATCATCCAAACCCATGCGGGCGAAGTAAGGCAAATTACACTGCCCGATAGCTCGGTGATCTGGGTAAATGCAGCAAGCCGCATCCGGGTACCAGCTTCTTTCAACGATACACTACGTCAGGTATATCTTGACGAGGGTGAAGCTTTTTTTAAAGTGAAGCATGACGAAACTAAGCCGTTCCGCGTAAATGCCGCTGTTTTAAAAGTGCAGGTATTGGGTACATCCTTTAACATCAGTGCCTACAAACAAATGCCGTTTATCAAGGTGGCAGTAGCCACGGGCAAGGTTTCGGTAAGCCGTGGAGATAAAACCCTATCAGTATTAACGCCGGGACAGCAATTAACTTATTTACCTGCTAAAGATACCTACAGTAATGAGCAGGTTAACATTGAAAACAGCCAGAGCTGGAAAGACGGCAACACCAGCCTTAACCAGGCAGGCTTTGACGAGCTGGCGCTTGTTTATAAAAACCTGTTTAATATTAATCTTCATGCAGGTAACACGCGGGCAAAAGGTTATCGCTTTACCATCCGCATAAAGCAAAATATACCGCCCGATGAAACGCTGAAAGCCATCAGCCAGTTACATAATACGCATTTCAGAAAGGAGGGCCATGAGGTAACCCTCTATTAA
- a CDS encoding RNA polymerase sigma factor — protein MLTESSPDKTLLLQIKEDDSFAFDLLFERYWEKLYQAANARLNDDAIAQDIVQEIFIKLWQRRKVLEVQLSLEYYLLSAVRLSVMGHFRSQKTNDIRMQDALRRITYLEDSIESHTDYLELERTLEHAVNSMPEMLQRVYQLRSENLSVKAIAGQLGLAEQTVKNYISEVLRRLRQTIIEKHPEKHVTYIAVLAALLHK, from the coding sequence ATGCTCACGGAAAGTTCGCCTGATAAAACGTTATTACTGCAAATTAAAGAAGACGATAGTTTTGCTTTCGACTTGTTGTTTGAACGCTATTGGGAAAAATTATACCAGGCAGCCAACGCCAGGCTTAACGATGATGCCATTGCGCAGGATATAGTGCAGGAGATTTTCATCAAATTATGGCAGCGGCGTAAAGTGCTTGAGGTACAATTATCGCTTGAATATTATTTATTGAGCGCCGTACGCTTAAGCGTAATGGGACATTTCCGTTCCCAAAAAACAAACGATATCCGGATGCAGGATGCCCTGAGGCGCATCACCTACCTGGAAGATTCAATAGAAAGCCATACAGATTACCTCGAACTTGAAAGAACCCTGGAACACGCTGTCAACAGTATGCCCGAAATGCTGCAACGCGTTTATCAACTCCGCAGTGAAAACCTATCTGTAAAAGCAATAGCGGGGCAGCTTGGCCTTGCCGAGCAAACTGTAAAAAACTACATTTCAGAGGTTTTAAGGCGATTAAGGCAGACCATCATCGAAAAACATCCCGAAAAGCATGTTACCTATATAGCTGTTTTAGCGGCACTACTTCACAAATAA
- a CDS encoding DUF1684 domain-containing protein, whose translation MKYLSIILLIFLAGQRGFAQSHKEQIASFRQNYKDDFLKDPRSPLKQEDLQYLRFYDADSTYRVTAKAELLTNQSPFVIPAFDGTAKQYVRYALLSFTLRDKPMQLTIYKSIALSQNPAFSNYLFLPFTDATNGTTTYGGGRYIDLTTRDIKNGSIVIDFNKAYNPYCAFASGYSCPKPPDENRIDLAVEAGEKNFGKGH comes from the coding sequence ATGAAATATTTGAGCATCATTTTACTTATCTTCCTCGCCGGTCAGCGTGGTTTTGCGCAAAGCCACAAAGAACAAATCGCCTCTTTCAGACAAAATTATAAAGATGATTTTTTGAAGGATCCGCGTTCTCCGTTAAAACAGGAAGATCTGCAATATTTAAGATTTTATGATGCCGATAGTACCTACCGGGTTACCGCAAAAGCTGAGCTGCTAACCAATCAATCGCCGTTTGTTATACCGGCGTTTGATGGCACGGCTAAACAGTATGTACGTTACGCTTTGCTTTCGTTCACTTTAAGAGATAAGCCCATGCAGTTAACCATTTACAAAAGTATAGCGCTGTCTCAAAATCCAGCATTTAGCAATTACCTGTTTTTGCCTTTTACCGATGCTACCAACGGTACAACAACCTATGGCGGCGGCCGGTACATTGATCTCACTACGCGCGACATTAAAAACGGCTCAATAGTTATCGACTTCAACAAGGCCTATAATCCTTATTGCGCGTTTGCAAGCGGCTATTCATGCCCTAAACCACCCGATGAAAACCGGATAGATCTGGCCGTTGAAGCCGGAGAAAAGAATTTTGGTAAGGGGCATTAA
- a CDS encoding nuclear transport factor 2 family protein: protein MKTTEEVKEQLANKFLTGLKNRDWELMRSALTNDVTWTLPGTSLLSGPAVGADAVIKRANQLRDFGVMVQLNHILYGLDSVALSLHNTASRGDLILDEYVAIVCDIVDEKISRITTHLSDVEGINKFFIEGVI, encoded by the coding sequence ATGAAAACTACCGAAGAAGTAAAAGAGCAATTGGCCAATAAGTTTTTGACCGGCTTAAAGAATCGTGATTGGGAACTCATGCGCTCAGCCCTTACCAATGATGTTACCTGGACACTGCCTGGAACAAGCTTATTATCCGGGCCGGCAGTTGGTGCCGATGCTGTAATAAAACGGGCCAATCAGTTGCGTGATTTTGGGGTAATGGTTCAGCTTAACCATATTTTGTACGGATTGGATAGCGTGGCGTTATCACTTCATAACACAGCCAGCCGCGGCGATTTAATCCTGGATGAATATGTTGCCATAGTTTGTGATATTGTTGACGAAAAGATCAGCCGGATAACCACTCATTTGAGCGATGTGGAAGGCATCAACAAGTTTTTTATTGAAGGGGTGATTTAA
- a CDS encoding carboxymuconolactone decarboxylase family protein → MKTITVPTRDKVSAESQVMFDTFTKRVGKVPNLYATMGYSAPALKMFMDMEDDMGKSVFTPKEREAIALIVSEINGCAYCLAGHSMLAIKRGFTKEQTLDIRRGHTDDEKLNAIVGLAKSIVENKGKADETSLNDFYAAGFDEAALMELIAFITIRVYTNYVFANTEIPVDFPAADPIN, encoded by the coding sequence ATGAAAACAATAACAGTTCCAACCCGCGACAAGGTAAGTGCCGAATCGCAGGTTATGTTTGATACATTCACAAAACGCGTTGGCAAAGTGCCAAATTTATACGCAACCATGGGCTATTCAGCTCCTGCTCTTAAAATGTTTATGGATATGGAAGATGACATGGGTAAAAGCGTATTTACCCCTAAAGAAAGGGAAGCTATTGCCCTTATCGTATCCGAAATAAATGGCTGTGCCTACTGTTTAGCCGGTCATAGCATGTTAGCCATAAAACGCGGTTTTACTAAGGAGCAAACCCTTGACATTAGGAGAGGGCATACTGATGATGAAAAATTAAACGCCATTGTTGGCTTAGCAAAGTCAATTGTTGAAAATAAAGGTAAAGCCGATGAAACCTCACTAAATGACTTCTACGCTGCAGGTTTTGACGAAGCTGCTTTAATGGAGCTCATCGCCTTTATTACCATACGCGTTTATACTAACTATGTATTCGCCAACACCGAAATCCCTGTAGATTTTCCTGCTGCCGATCCTATTAACTAA
- a CDS encoding DUF417 family protein, giving the protein MKTSIINTIANLDQLGKKAVRFGIVVVFLWIGGLKFFAYEADGVVPFVANSPVMSFFYNHPTEYKKHVNKEGELIAANHQWHIENNTYGFSVGLGIFLVTLGVLVALYKVVPIPSMIASILVFIMTLGTLSFLITTPESWVPHLTDNQWGFPYLSGRGRLVIKDIVILGGAIITMSETAQLYLKRKTTSK; this is encoded by the coding sequence ATGAAAACTTCAATAATAAATACCATAGCTAATCTTGATCAACTTGGTAAAAAAGCCGTTCGTTTCGGCATCGTAGTCGTATTCCTTTGGATTGGCGGTCTTAAATTTTTCGCTTATGAGGCCGATGGCGTAGTACCCTTTGTGGCCAACAGCCCGGTAATGTCATTCTTCTATAACCACCCAACCGAATACAAAAAACACGTAAACAAAGAAGGTGAACTGATTGCTGCCAATCACCAATGGCACATCGAAAATAACACATACGGTTTTTCCGTAGGGCTGGGGATCTTCCTGGTAACATTGGGTGTTTTGGTTGCCCTTTATAAAGTTGTACCAATTCCAAGTATGATTGCCAGCATCCTGGTATTTATCATGACCCTGGGTACTTTATCTTTCCTGATCACCACGCCCGAAAGCTGGGTACCACACTTAACCGATAACCAATGGGGCTTCCCTTACCTGTCAGGCCGCGGCCGTTTGGTAATCAAAGATATCGTAATCCTTGGCGGCGCTATTATCACTATGAGCGAGACTGCGCAGCTTTATCTTAAACGTAAAACAACAAGTAAATAA
- a CDS encoding helix-turn-helix domain-containing protein, translating to MKEIRDKSGEFLLGLKEPQEDILCTPAQFSEYTVYLVPEGSGIFHADFGAFPFTGPVLLFSTPLQTIYIDECRAIKSNLLQFHSDFYCIEYHREEVACNGLLFNNIYLDPIVPLSPQDVKVFELLLMQMDDEFMQPQPSEIVLRAYLQLFLAKASSIKMNAINTDQDKPQKDELMEKFRTLLNQHFLDLHKPSDYASLLAISSDTLTRRCTKYFHKSPSLLIQERLILEAKKQLHLTRQSIKEIAYNLKFQDEFYFSRVFKKFTKVSPQTFRDKTGISIVADLYK from the coding sequence TTGAAGGAAATCCGCGATAAATCAGGAGAGTTTTTACTTGGGCTGAAAGAACCACAGGAAGACATTTTGTGTACACCTGCCCAGTTTTCAGAATATACCGTTTACCTGGTTCCGGAAGGCTCGGGTATTTTTCATGCCGATTTTGGCGCGTTTCCCTTTACCGGCCCGGTGCTGCTGTTTTCAACCCCGCTTCAAACTATTTATATAGATGAATGCCGCGCTATAAAAAGCAATCTATTACAGTTTCACAGCGACTTTTACTGTATTGAGTACCACAGGGAAGAAGTAGCCTGCAACGGGCTGTTATTTAACAACATTTATCTTGATCCCATTGTCCCGCTTAGCCCGCAGGATGTAAAGGTTTTTGAACTGCTGCTTATGCAGATGGACGACGAATTTATGCAGCCGCAACCGTCTGAAATTGTGCTGCGGGCCTACCTTCAGCTTTTTTTGGCCAAAGCCAGCAGCATAAAAATGAACGCTATCAATACCGATCAGGATAAGCCTCAGAAAGACGAGCTGATGGAAAAATTCCGTACACTGCTCAATCAGCATTTTCTTGATCTGCATAAACCATCAGATTACGCGTCATTACTGGCCATATCGTCTGATACCTTAACCAGGCGTTGTACCAAATACTTCCATAAGTCACCATCCCTGCTTATACAGGAGCGGCTCATTCTCGAAGCCAAAAAACAGCTTCACCTCACCCGGCAAAGCATTAAAGAAATTGCCTATAACCTTAAATTTCAGGACGAATTCTATTTCAGCCGGGTATTTAAAAAATTCACCAAAGTATCGCCGCAAACATTCCGCGATAAAACAGGAATTTCCATCGTAGCGGATTTGTACAAGTAA
- a CDS encoding aminotransferase class V-fold PLP-dependent enzyme, whose translation MKDILTEQEIQQLRAETRGTEKTIHFNNAGSSLPPNAVVDTVIDYLYEEAQNGGYETEYTYREELENTYSLISRLINARKDEIAIVENASTGWWLAFNGIDFKPDDEIITCEMEYVTNLIGLLHAQKTLGVKFKVIPNDEHGNFQLKAFEEAIGPKTKLIAVTHIPSTAGGMIPVVEIGKIARKHNILYLLDACQSVGHVPLDVEEIGCDMLAVTGRKYLRAPRGTGFLYVRKEVQDKLKLFFMDGFTTQWVTETDFKPRDDARRFEVYEKNRALTLGLGKAVEYALNLGVERTWQRVQHLAGLLREKLKEVNGVTVHDFGNQLCGIVTFSVDGTDAATVKNKLAERHINVSVGKAVSTLIYMNKNHLSNIVRASVHYYNTEEEIAILCEVLKGTIGEAV comes from the coding sequence ATGAAAGATATACTAACCGAACAGGAAATACAACAGCTAAGGGCCGAAACCCGGGGTACCGAGAAAACTATCCATTTTAACAATGCAGGTTCATCATTGCCGCCCAATGCAGTGGTTGATACGGTGATAGATTACCTGTACGAAGAAGCGCAAAATGGGGGCTATGAAACCGAATACACTTACCGCGAGGAGCTGGAAAATACCTACAGCCTGATATCCCGGCTTATTAACGCCCGCAAAGATGAAATCGCCATTGTTGAAAACGCCAGTACAGGCTGGTGGCTGGCTTTTAACGGTATTGACTTTAAACCCGACGATGAGATCATTACCTGCGAAATGGAGTATGTAACTAACCTGATTGGTTTACTGCATGCACAAAAAACATTGGGCGTGAAGTTTAAAGTGATCCCGAACGATGAGCATGGCAATTTTCAGCTTAAAGCTTTTGAGGAAGCCATCGGCCCTAAAACAAAACTGATTGCGGTAACCCATATCCCATCCACAGCAGGAGGAATGATTCCCGTTGTGGAGATTGGCAAAATAGCCCGGAAGCATAACATCCTATACCTGCTTGATGCCTGCCAGAGCGTTGGCCATGTACCATTAGATGTAGAGGAAATAGGCTGCGATATGCTGGCAGTGACCGGCAGGAAATATCTGCGCGCACCGAGGGGCACCGGCTTTTTATATGTACGCAAAGAGGTGCAGGATAAACTAAAACTGTTTTTCATGGACGGCTTTACCACGCAATGGGTAACTGAAACTGATTTTAAACCGCGTGACGATGCCCGTCGTTTCGAGGTTTATGAAAAAAACCGTGCCCTAACCCTGGGCCTCGGAAAAGCTGTTGAATATGCACTTAATCTTGGCGTTGAGCGTACCTGGCAGCGAGTACAACATTTAGCTGGGCTGCTGCGCGAAAAACTGAAGGAAGTTAATGGCGTAACAGTTCATGACTTCGGTAATCAATTATGCGGTATTGTTACTTTTTCTGTAGACGGCACGGATGCCGCAACCGTAAAAAACAAACTGGCAGAGCGGCATATCAATGTATCGGTTGGGAAAGCAGTATCAACACTCATCTACATGAATAAAAACCACCTGAGTAATATTGTGAGGGCTTCGGTGCATTATTATAATACAGAAGAAGAGATAGCGATTTTGTGCGAGGTGTTGAAAGGGACGATTGGCGAGGCTGTTTAG